A DNA window from Capnocytophaga sp. ARDL2 contains the following coding sequences:
- a CDS encoding cbb3-type cytochrome c oxidase N-terminal domain-containing protein: MKKYFPVYVRVPLLIALFYGLVEYFVDSGDQPAIVKFPELLILIALFVFVLIAIEITASASKSIMNQLMSPEERAERERLENLPLSEQVWFKKMMAKLTKSKSIEDEKSIELDHDYDGIKELDNDLPPWWVYLFYVTIIFGVIYLGKYHLFGGDNQLVELEKDIAKAELEIEEYKKTAPDLLTVENVVYLTEAADLAAGKAIYDQNCVACHAVDGGGGIGPNLTDNHWILGGDIKDIFTTISEGGRDGKGMVPWKAQIKPSDIQKVASYVKSLVGTTPANPKAAEGDLHVEDTSVTETTEEAPATEQPTEEIAS; this comes from the coding sequence ATGAAAAAGTATTTTCCAGTATATGTAAGAGTACCCTTGTTGATAGCTTTGTTCTATGGACTAGTGGAATACTTTGTAGATTCGGGAGATCAACCTGCGATAGTAAAATTTCCTGAGTTATTGATTCTTATTGCCTTGTTTGTATTCGTGTTGATTGCAATCGAGATTACAGCATCGGCAAGTAAAAGCATTATGAACCAATTGATGTCTCCAGAGGAAAGAGCTGAAAGAGAGCGTTTGGAAAACTTGCCATTGTCTGAGCAAGTATGGTTCAAAAAAATGATGGCAAAATTGACGAAATCAAAATCTATTGAGGATGAAAAATCAATTGAGCTTGACCACGATTATGATGGAATCAAAGAATTAGACAACGACTTACCGCCTTGGTGGGTATATTTGTTCTATGTAACGATTATCTTTGGTGTGATTTACTTAGGTAAGTACCACTTGTTTGGAGGAGATAACCAATTGGTAGAGCTTGAAAAAGACATCGCAAAAGCTGAATTAGAAATCGAAGAATACAAGAAGACAGCACCAGATTTGTTGACAGTAGAAAATGTGGTGTATTTGACAGAGGCAGCAGACTTAGCAGCTGGTAAAGCGATTTACGACCAAAACTGTGTAGCGTGTCACGCGGTAGATGGTGGAGGAGGTATCGGTCCAAACTTGACAGATAACCATTGGATTTTGGGTGGAGATATCAAAGATATTTTTACGACTATTTCAGAAGGAGGTAGAGACGGAAAAGGTATGGTGCCTTGGAAAGCTCAAATCAAACCTTCGGATATTCAAAAAGTTGCAAGTTATGTTAAAAGTTTAGTGGGAACTACTCCAGCCAATCCAAAAGCTGCAGAAGGAGATCTTCATGTAGAAGACACTTCGGTAACTGAGACAACTGAAGAAGCTCCAGCAACTGAACAACCAACAGAAGAAATAGCAAGCTAA